The Cloacibacillus sp. An23 genome includes a window with the following:
- a CDS encoding HNH endonuclease — MVLNIILTIVFFVALFVIIECIFEPTKKAEEKEERRRRENAAHSTARPEDVLTEGGIPKRTEQRRSHNVPELVDTRKESATVRKAPAASYPTIDEIRAKGEKIARQPLTEPVFDPYLSLISLFDHVSRELERDLILSPNNCVLCRKPTVPDDSRVTLTNGAHVHKTCYEAMCKKVRSLTPNEIFPDVKAEDEALFERIMMVNDYWPTYPDDWESRRRIILESADHECESCGEDGKPLHVHHIKELSAGGSNRLDNLICLCEDCHNEVHNGLLAKDIDIRKGKNRTKIDDAINRDRNIEFTYKDTKGNYTRRTAKPLRYVKTPHGAAAVRAFCYLRNEERTFVIRKMSKMKVL, encoded by the coding sequence ATGGTGTTGAATATCATTCTTACAATTGTGTTTTTTGTGGCTTTGTTCGTTATTATTGAATGTATTTTTGAACCTACCAAAAAAGCTGAAGAAAAAGAAGAACGCAGACGACGTGAAAATGCAGCTCATTCCACGGCAAGACCAGAAGACGTTCTTACCGAAGGCGGCATCCCCAAGAGGACAGAACAGCGCCGTTCGCACAATGTACCGGAGCTCGTTGATACGCGAAAAGAGAGCGCAACAGTTCGTAAAGCACCGGCTGCCTCTTACCCGACCATCGACGAAATAAGGGCAAAGGGCGAAAAAATTGCACGGCAACCTTTAACAGAGCCAGTATTCGACCCATACTTATCGCTCATATCTCTCTTTGACCACGTAAGCAGAGAACTTGAACGGGACCTCATCCTCAGCCCAAACAACTGCGTGCTCTGCCGCAAACCGACCGTGCCTGACGACAGCCGCGTCACACTCACAAACGGCGCGCACGTCCATAAAACGTGCTATGAGGCCATGTGCAAAAAAGTAAGGTCGTTGACTCCTAACGAAATCTTCCCTGATGTTAAAGCAGAAGACGAAGCGCTCTTTGAACGCATTATGATGGTCAATGACTACTGGCCGACATATCCCGACGATTGGGAAAGCCGCAGACGCATAATTTTAGAGAGCGCTGATCACGAATGCGAAAGTTGCGGAGAAGACGGCAAACCTCTCCACGTACATCACATAAAAGAACTCTCTGCCGGAGGCAGCAACAGGCTCGACAACCTGATATGCCTTTGCGAAGACTGCCATAACGAAGTACATAACGGGCTCCTTGCAAAAGACATAGACATACGCAAAGGCAAAAACCGAACAAAAATCGACGACGCGATAAACAGAGACAGAAACATCGAATTTACCTACAAAGACACAAAAGGCAACTACACAAGAAGAACAGCGAAACCTCTCCGCTACGTAAAAACGCCCCACGGAGCTGCCGCCGTCCGCGCCTTCTGCTACCTGCGCAACGAAGAGAGGACGTTTGTTATAAGAAAAATGTCTAAGATGAAAGTATTGTAA
- a CDS encoding helix-turn-helix transcriptional regulator has protein sequence MKGERITKRQKEIQIKTKDLLEGLNISSATLSRWKNNINEPDDETKLKLAQFLHTSVAYLMGESDEPEVEIQLLGLGLPKEKHQGSGVTNPFIRAGATTYDRKTDRKQLLEYDESNSQNMKAVDPQSTILTLGTDTIALLLRDKVKTEAHLYDKTKREIIAQALHETLAILIIEDNKKTDEKTA, from the coding sequence ATGAAAGGCGAGCGCATAACCAAACGACAGAAAGAAATACAGATAAAAACTAAAGATTTACTTGAAGGACTTAATATATCAAGTGCAACTTTATCGCGTTGGAAGAATAACATAAATGAGCCAGACGATGAAACAAAGCTGAAGTTAGCTCAGTTTCTGCATACAAGCGTTGCGTACCTCATGGGAGAAAGCGATGAGCCTGAGGTCGAAATACAGTTACTAGGCTTAGGTCTTCCGAAAGAAAAACACCAAGGCAGCGGTGTAACGAATCCTTTTATCAGAGCAGGGGCGACCACATACGACAGAAAAACCGATAGGAAACAATTGCTGGAATATGACGAATCCAACTCTCAAAACATGAAAGCCGTAGATCCTCAAAGCACAATATTAACTCTGGGAACCGACACGATAGCGCTATTGCTTCGCGACAAAGTGAAAACCGAAGCCCACCTATACGACAAAACCAAACGTGAGATAATTGCGCAGGCACTGCACGAAACACTGGCAATTCTCATTATAGAAGACAACAAAAAAACGGACGAGAAGACAGCATAA
- a CDS encoding helix-turn-helix transcriptional regulator → MNLDKIMREKNITNVVIAERFHTTPASVSRWRNNVSSPDNGILPDLCDFLGCTLDELLRDENPQIPRKVARKRVPRGSGGRQAQSVRL, encoded by the coding sequence TTGAATTTAGACAAGATAATGAGAGAGAAGAATATTACCAATGTTGTAATAGCAGAAAGATTTCACACGACACCGGCATCTGTGTCACGTTGGCGTAACAATGTAAGTAGCCCGGATAATGGTATTCTTCCAGATTTATGTGATTTTTTAGGATGCACCCTCGATGAACTGCTCCGTGACGAAAACCCTCAGATTCCCCGGAAGGTGGCGAGGAAACGTGTTCCGCGGGGGTCCGGGGGAAGGCAGGCGCAGAGCGTCCGGCTGTAA
- a CDS encoding DUF6864 domain-containing function, with amino-acid sequence MNQTSSREIPRPGNPQIEAESFAIFRLYSMVKTLTFMTEDLGNFVLKTEFKEDISPQLTPRKIFLFLSFNFMSIDNVPPSIVAAPIQIEGAQNPDPDFFNLLNITLVNFDDSTPVYSKEPVYLATVWGKEIHLRVKVQRPYEGADFRDITLTFFQKNITKKESSHA; translated from the coding sequence ATGAATCAAACATCATCCAGAGAAATACCACGCCCTGGGAATCCACAAATAGAGGCTGAATCTTTTGCAATATTTCGCCTATACAGCATGGTAAAAACGCTTACGTTCATGACGGAGGATCTTGGAAATTTTGTTCTGAAAACAGAATTTAAAGAAGATATATCGCCACAACTTACACCAAGAAAAATTTTTTTATTTCTATCTTTTAACTTTATGAGCATTGATAATGTTCCCCCATCTATTGTTGCAGCTCCGATTCAAATCGAAGGCGCTCAAAATCCAGACCCTGACTTCTTTAACTTACTTAATATCACCTTAGTGAATTTCGATGACTCCACCCCTGTGTACAGCAAAGAGCCCGTATACTTAGCCACTGTATGGGGCAAAGAAATCCATCTTCGTGTCAAAGTACAACGCCCGTACGAAGGGGCAGATTTTAGAGACATAACGCTGACATTCTTCCAGAAAAACATAACTAAGAAGGAATCCAGCCATGCTTAA